Below is a window of Sciurus carolinensis chromosome 6, mSciCar1.2, whole genome shotgun sequence DNA.
tgttttctgtttttttaactaATTAACTCTATGGGGCATTCATTTGAATTAACACTCTATGCCCCAACCAAACataaattttagtcattctaaatGAATGAATCCTAAGTTCGATTATTTTATCTTAAACAGGCCATATATTACCAATTACATTTAGTAATCACAGGGCACTGTTTCTAAAATAAGGTTATCTATATAAATCCACACACACCTGCTGGTGCTATCAAAAGCCTCCTTTATCACTGCAAACCCTTCAGGTGTTTCAAGCCAGGCCTTCACTTCTGCAGAGTCACAAGCACGAGGAAGACGCACCACTGGGCCACGAGTCATACCATCTGCAAGAACTCGGCTGCTGGCACCTCCACCAAGCTACACAgtgtttttcaaaaacatatattAATCCAGAAAATACTTGTTTGTCCCCAAAAGATGTACCTGATGGTTCCCAAATCTGTTTTGGTTGCCTTGCCAagggtttattttaaaacacacaaataaataaattccaactTACACCTATTGCTCGACAGCCTCTATTAGTGCTGGCCACAAGACAACCTTCTGTTGTTGCCATTGGAACCTGAAACTCTTTTCCATCCAAGCACAGAGGTCCTGCCACGCCGACAGGAATGGGCATATATCCGATAACATTCTCACAACAAGCTCCCATCACCTAAAAGGTAAAATAAGGCACCACTGTAAATACAAAGTAACTCATTCTAGGCCCTGTCATTAATAACTTTCTTCAAACTTAATCTTTGTTTTTCAACAAAACTTTAaatttgctctttaaaaatattgaaaatactaaaatttcagaaataactataaaataggaaaaagattttttaatttctatggcTCCATTAtaagcagaatacaaaatcaaagtaaaataatttaaaaaggaaaatctcttATTAAACTATGTACATATAACAAAAAAATagtcaaagggggaaaaaaagactaaataaagTCATAAAGCACATCTCTAATCAAGAAAACATACCAGGGAATAATTATAATCCCTATAAGGCAGGTACTGGAGTGAAGAAGGCTCCGAAAGTTTTTCAGAAAGTAACTGTCGACGAATAGATACACCTCGTTCATGGGTTTCCATTAGAGTTTCCAATTTATAAGCTGGGATATGCTTAGCATTGACCAACTGGATGATCTCAGCATCACTGAGGAATTTTGCTCCTTTCTAAAACAATGGAAAAGCAAATGGGAGAGGTCAGAGAGGGAGATGACAGAAGACTTGAAGGAGTACATATTATAATGCTAAATTAAAGTAATATAAATCTTTTCTATTACATCCTTATATAGTTTATAATACAAGGATATCCCAGAAGGTAAACATTCATTTAATATAAACAATGccaaattaaaatgacatgaaTACCATACAATttttagaattataaatattaattcatattaattataCCAATTAACAGGTTTCACTCTGACACTTCCATACATGCATACGTCATGTTTTAATATCTACCCTTGCCCTCTCTGCTCCCCACCATCCCCAGGTCCACTTTCCCTTCCCCTAATagtttcttttctactttcaggcctttattgttttctttttagatacatatgACACTAGAGTGTACTTggatgtattatatatacatagagtagtgcatggagtgtaacttcccattcttgtggttgtacatgatgtggctgGTGTACGTatacatgaacacaggaaagttatatccaattcattctattggctttcctattctcatcctccctcattccttcattctcctttgtttaatccaatgaacttctattctttccactccccaccccttattttaTCTCAGAAACtacatatcagagacaacatttagcctttggttttttgggtttggcttatttcgcttagcatgatattctccaactccatccacttactggcaaatgccataatttcattcttctttaaagctgagtaacattccattgtgtgtgtgtacatatatatgtaaacatcacatttttatccattcatctgttgaaggacacctaggttgattccatagctgagctattgtgaattgagcttctataaacactgatgtggcggcattactatagtatgctgattttaagtcctttgggtatatgccaaggagtgggataacggggtcaaatggtggttccattccaagttttctaagaaatctctatattgctttccagCATGGTTGCAAATATTtgtagtcctaccagcaatgtatgagtgtacctttttccccacatcctccacatcctcgccaacattttttgttacttgtattcttactgtcaggtcttttttttttttttttttaaattaagtttccacatatgatagaaaacatggaatattgtctgtgtctggcttcttttgtttAATACGatgtcttccagttccatccactttctacaaatgacattattccattcttttacaacaaataataattccatagtgtatatgtcatatttcctttatccatgtatctgttgacaggcacttatctgattctataacttggctattgtgaacagtgccacAAAAAATATCTGGTATGCAGGTTATCTCTTTTCTGTgctaacttcatttcctttggttatatacacatgagtggtatagctggatagTAACTAGtagttcatttttaatattttaaagaacctctctactgttttccatagtggctgtactagtttacattcccacTGTATTGAAAgattctccacatcctcaccagcatttgttgttattttttttaaaagcaccacCATTATGACTGGGGTGAAGTGGAATctcaaggtagttttgatttgcatttccttgttagctaaagatattgagcatttttccatatatttattggcaTTAACAATGCAGTCAGCCTATAAGGGAACTTCAGGAGAGAAAGGTCACTTATGTTTGGAAGTGGGGCAGCTTTTACAGAGACGTTCACATATGCCGTAAAGATATGACCAATGGAAAGGGGAGGTACCCTTAGGTGACAGGGACAACAGGAACCCAGAGCTGGGACCTGTGTGTTTATAGAACAATGACAAGGTTCAACTCAAATACACATGATTAAAGAATGCTAATGAAACAGATTCAAGCGTATGGCATTTTGcttaaccaaaataaatcttcatgtTGAGTGAAGGTAAATGTAGTAGCTAACTGATAAAGACTACTTTCATCTTTCAAGTTGGAAGTTCCAAACTTCAGATATTCTGAAGATATAGAATTATTCAGCTCATAAATCTTGCTCAATAGCAAACCTCTTTAGATAGAAGATAAAAAGCCGAAGAGATTACAATATTAAGCTCTCTCAATTACAGTAGAGTGGTACCCTGGACCAGTTTATTTCAGGAGGCAATAAAGAAAAGATCCCAGGACAGTAGATTTGGACTCAGTCCAGCTTCCCTCCTCTGCAGTACACTTGCTCTCTGTAAGCCCAAGACACTTATAAATTAAACCGAAGTACTTCATGGGCTTGACTGATAGaattcaaccaatatttattgcTTACAATATTATAAtgtgataaataatttttatgtacaCAAATACTATATAGTCCTGCTGAGGAGACCAGCTCTCAGGAGAGCTAAGACACAAGCACTAAGCACTccaaaagaagaactcaaaattctTTGGCTTTCTCTAAAGGGAGATGAactggggtggggatgtagctcagtggtagagtgcttgcctagcacaggctaggccctgcattcaatcctcagtaccagagGGGGTAAAAAatctacatgtgtgtgtgtgtgtgtgtgtgtgtgtgtgtgtgtgtgtgtgagagagagagagacatatctatatttatgtatacatacatacatatatagatagaCAGGGAGATGATCAGAatagaaataatatcaaaatgaaagcaaattatttataaaactaaacaaatgcCAGACCAAAACATGAAAATATCCTagagttttggggaaaaaaaaaaaaaaaaaaaaatctgttaagatTCTATGTCCACCCAGGAAGTTTTGCTAACCCTGTGTACAGCAAAATAGTGTTTTGGTACACATGTAAAAACAAACACACCTCCACTcttatacatatgcacataaatTAAGAATTAACTTCAAAagaaatactgcatgatttcacttatatatggaatctaaaatagtaaaaaaaacaaaaaaagcacagTAGAATGATGGTTGCCAGTGGCTTGGGGAATAGGAAATGAGGAAATGTTGGTTCAGATGGTGGTACAAAGTTTAAATTATGCAAGATGAATGAGCTCTGGAGATATAATATATGACTACAGTTAACAATATTGTAGACTAGAAATTTGCTAAAAaggtagatcttaagtgttctatgagaaggaagggaagaagggaggaaagagtaTGTGAGGTGAGAAATACCATAATTAGCTATTATtcacaatgtatatgtgtatcaaaACATCAAAGGTACACCCTACATACACAACTCCCAATTATACCTTATTAAAGTGTGTGTTGGGGGACACATATTaccaataaacatgaaaaaaaaagaattaaccaGATATGAATGGAACATAATATTTTTGTTGAAGCATGAATGGACTCATGGTTATGTAGGCAAAACGCCCTATTCAAATCTCAGGAAGcgggggcctggggttgtagctcagtggtagagtacttaccttgtATGTGTAAGGCAGTGGGTTTGGttttcagcatcacatataaataaacaaataacacatttaaaaaaaaaacaggaaagaaagccAACTTCCTCTTGAGCTAGcttacaaaaccaaaccaaaataaattttcttctatcttttaaGTTCATCTCCCTGTTAAATATTTCTCAGACCTCAACACATGAGAATACAACAGTTGCTCATCTCTCTGAAAAGAGCAATAAGGGAGAAAGTTTTAACTCTGAAaccagaaaatttcaaatcctaCTTCTAATTACCATTTCCCTCATGTATTACTTTGGGAAATTACTTAAACATCTTGAGTCTCATATTTCTatctaaaaaacagaaataattccaCTACCCAATAAGGTTGTGGGAAATAAAGACAAGTAACACAGTGCCTAGAATTTAGTAGTACTCAGTATGACTAATAGCTTCTTCTTTCTTTAGTAAAAGaagatctttttaaagaaaaattccaagCTTGAGTCTATGCTATTTCCTCACCTCTGCATTCCCAAGTATCTGCAGACACTCTTCATTAGGCCGAGGTTCTCTGGGAAGTTCAATTTCAGACTCCTGTGTTGCTGGTTCAGATGAAGTATCAGGTAAGGAAGGGCCACCAACCACAAATGTAGCTCTATTTGAGGTGTCAGTTTCAGCCACTAAGGGTTTAATAACTTCAACTATTCAAGAGATCAAAAGAAATCTCAAAACactaaacataattttttaaatggacaaagtTTTGACAAATCAGCAATGGAAGAATTCAAAGTAAGGAGAATAAGaaattaccttttctttcttcGTTTATCCCTGTCTCTTCTTCCATTGACTGAAATTTCTGGTTATTTCTGACGAGTATAGGTTCACGTCTACAACAATTATCTGGTACTTTCTTTTGGGCCACTACAGGAGATGTGATGGGGTTTTTTAGCGAGAGTGTAGATTCTGTCTCTGCTTGTTCAAAGAAAATGTACTTGACAGCCAAAAGGAGAGCTAAACTTAGGGTAATAACTTGTTCAATATCCATGCTGATCATTCTAAATaaaggaaagcaaattaaaataatattaagaaataaaaaagtacaacTTAAACTTACAGTAGCATAGAGTACTATGATTAATATACAACAAAGCAGATTTCAGTTAACTTACTTGGAGAGATAAAATTGCCAGAGGGAAAcacttggttcaattctcttGGACACATTTTCATCCAGTCCTAAAGAAACCTTAGAATGTTCTGCTGTACTGTTTTGAGGAGAAGGATCAGCTATCCAGCGACTATGAGCATGAACGAGAACCAAGCCTAaggactgaaataaaatttttaaaattgtatcttcTGTTTATCAACAGAACTTAAATTTCTCATTCTTAGCAACTGGACAAGCAACCACTATCTTCCACAGCCCCCtccttaaaatgataaagaaagtCCCAagcttgttagtgtggctaaagtgtGGTCCCATTAATAATGAAACATTCTaaagaacacattttcaaaaatgagatGGAAGAACTTGAAAAATACATGTATGTGAGAGAGACTAAAGACCAGGAAcctcaaagaaataaagaacaagaaaaaagggaagaatagaattgaAAGAgccaaaaattatattaaaaaaaaaaaaacaggaagtaaaaaacaaaaatgactgaaCAAATAACCTTGGAACTATGAAAGTTAAAGGCAGAAGAAAACTATGTCTTTACCATAATCATCTTGACCCTCTGAGTTACaggatttggcttattttcttcttcttctaaaaCTCGGGCAAAATGGCTGAGCTGCCAAATTGGACGACCTTCTCGGCTTTCCCGAGAAAGCTACAAAGTAAGTTAATATCATGTTAGAAGGTACTGATTTTGCTTAGGTGACCTAATGTAACGCAAAATACTACTCTAATACTATGTCATAAGAATTGTTCTTACCTCTAACACCAAGGATACACAAGCTGGGAAAAATGTCATGAACACAAAGTAGTTGGCAAGAACTGACATGCAGCCAAAGCAGCACATGATTTCAAGCTGACGCACCCCtgcttaaagaaaaattcaatgtgTAACTAGTAAAGTATATGTATTTGCGATGCTAGATATATCACAAGGACTCTTATTATAAATATGACTATTAAGCTCTTTGCCATCTATCAGAAACAGAATCAGCAACTCAAAAGTGATGCCGAAGTTTAGTGAACAAGAACTATGGGTCTAAAAGACCTTGTCTTTTCCCATGTCCTAAAGCATCACTGTACCAGGCACAGTAGTAGTGTTTAGTATACATCTGATAAACAAATACGTTTCCAATCCTCTTTTATCAAATGATAGTTTTAAGACAAGGGCACAGAGGACAGGATCTACTGGAAGAACTTCCCCCTTCCAATTTATACTATTGATCAAATGTTACCAAGAACTTTTTAACGAAAGTAGAACATATTGCCAGTCATGTGATTCCTGatacagtctcaaaataaatattccttgtGAACACTAATTTCCATATAATTTCTATGGTGTCTCCTCATGttcttataattttcattattttattgatcattttgaaaagtaatagaataaacaaaaatgctAATTCAAGATTGAAAATTAACAAGTtaacttcctttcctccctcactcCTACTCTCctctttctggtgctggggattgaacccaggacttttgCACTCTATCAGGGAGCTATATCCCTGGCATCaggtatttttatctttaaaatttaaaaacatattttctttgctaaataaaatatttattgaaagaataacTAAATAATAACTTACCATCAGGATATTTAGAAGaaacattacatatatatatatatctctccATCTCAACCAACTACTCCcttaaaagttagaaaatttaCTTCTCAAAGAATAAGCCTCCTTATTGACAGCCATAAAGTACCCAGGAGATTCACTAGAACTGTAGTTAACTAGCCAAGTGTGGTCTTCATGAGGAAGTCATAAAATTTAGTCCTAACTATATTAGGAAACCTCCACAACAACATAATACATTCATTCTGATAAATTTCCAAGCCAAGCATAATTTTTATCCTATAAAATGAAGTCCTAtgttgaatatttaatatttcatactCAACTATGCAATTAAGGATAAGGAAACGTGTTTAGGCCAATGCTGGGTACTTGCTAAGAAGTATTGCTTAGTATCTTATTAAAACTTCCTAACCACCCTGTTAGGTACATCTAACTCAAATCTGTTTAATTTCTGATTCTTACACTGTATCCTACATGACAATTGAAACACAAGGAACCAAGTCACTAACTAAAGTCTGGAAACAGCAAGGGGTAGGAAGGAGCTTGAGATCAGCCTTGGAATATAATCTTGgttaaaaaccaacaacaacaaaaatacaccACAAACAAAGTAGAACATGGAAAGGTAAGATGGCAAGAATAAAACACAAGTCAATAATTTACTACTACATTTTCACTAAGGTATAAGGATGCCAAGTCAGATATACCTAcacacaaatataatttaaagtttttgagAATAATTTCGAAGTCAGAATTCAAGAGAAAACAATAGAATTCCACaaagttctttttcctctttagtgacatagttatttaaaaatgtattagaaattGCTCACAAACCTGACATGGTACCAACGCCAATCACAAGACATTCAACAAGAGCATCAAGGGTGAATGTGGGACCCAAAATTGCCATTCCACGAGCAATATTTTCCCTTACTTCATCCTAAAACACAGACCAAAAATTATCAATGAGAACAAGCtacaaaaataactttaaaaaatgttagagaGCATTCTAGGACTTATACTAAAATCTAATTTactattcaaagaataaaataaatatgatcaaACTAACATATGTTCAAGATACAAAGCCTGGTAATATAGAGGATCAAACAAAAAACATAGTACTCTGCTTCCTTTATTACTGAATGACAAGTTTCTAAGGAATATTCCTTTGAGGTAGTATgttaattctgtcatttaaacTCCACATAATTAAATCCTACAACATTTATATTTTGGCTATCATTGACAAGTTCTTAGGTGTAAATGTTTTCTGAGATCATATTAGTATTATAAAACATGCTCAAGTGATCATAAACAGTCATCAAATATATAATTAGGGAAGAACTATTaactattttatatttgagaTACTCTGATGCaagattgtttaaaaaataataggttTTAAAAGTGACAATGAACATCAAGATGAAACTTAAGATGGGAAATAATGCTAGTGTTATTTCAAGGGGTTTAAAAATGAACTGGTTCTGGTGTTCTCCTCCTCCATTAGATCCTATCCTGCTCTTTGTGCGTTTTGCTaggtagatatttttatttatccaaaagtCATTTTACCATAACTTCTGaaactttcaaaaagaaaaaaggagaagattCAAAATCCAGCAGCTATGGAATTATATTTGAGTCACTAGATACACAGAACTATTCCGAGGGTATTTATGCAGAATGGTCTTAGTACctaagaattaaatttaaaacttcaggTAACTCCTAAATCTTGATTTATGAAGAACCTCTATTAATCCTTCCTATTAatgtaaactaaaaaaaaaaaaaaaaaaaaaaaaaaaaaaaaaaaaaaaaaagaatattactcaCATTGTGCATTAAGAATAATACTTACCTGTGAATTGGAACTCAGGGCAAACTTTGCTAATGCACTCGCTCTGGAAAGGTCAATCAAAAGTAGGAAAAAGGGCAGAGCTTcactggaaaataaataagatgaacaCAGATACATTTAATAGAATACCAAAAAGTATACCTTTACTTCTTTGGTATCCTCAAAGCTAAACATAATAATTgcccaaaaaatttttaaaaaacatttcaatattaaaatgtaaatatatttacaatGAAATACTTCTCAATGTTTTATTAACTGTATAGCAACATAtcattcttacttttaaaatctcaaattagCACTAGGAAAAAActaggatatataaaaattttgttcaccactgtgaacaataaaatgtaaaaagaataaaaatatattttcgaAGAAAGTGTATTTAAGATTTAAATACTTACTTCAAGCCTGTCAATTCTTTATCTAAGAAGTGAATGACAACTGTACTGAACACAAAACTTGAGAAAATTGTGAAGAGGCCAGCAATAcctaaaacaacaaaattcaaCTCTGAAAAATCTTTATGCTTTATTACACAAATAACAACATTTAGTCTCAGGCAATGTTCTGaggtttaatatattttttctagattATTAAGGTCTTAAAATTTGAATGTCTAATTCCCAGTAATAATAAAGCAAACTAGTAAATGCATGCAGCACACTTTCAGCAATATACACATTTCCAAATACATGATTTGAACAAACAGGCTGAGTCCTAAATAAAAAATCTGATGGCATGtgaaagaaatttaatataaaaaaagcgttacccaaaatatattttgatccAAGTTGACGTAAATTCTGGAACTGGAAGTAAATATACAGAATTGCTATGCATCGTGTTATTGTTAGAATTATTATGTCACTGCTCAAAACATCCTGttgggagagggaaaagaaaaatccaacagttttggcttttaaaataagcaatcaaaaataagaacttttattttgtatgtcattAGTTTACATattatcatgaaaatataaatttaggcataatacaaatcaaataaaatatcaaacatacAAATCAAAAATTAACTCCAATTTTTAAGAGATCAATCATTAAGCCaattataataatcatttttCACTATAGTTACTTCTAAAAGATATATTTCTCAAATAAAGTCATTTATACTGATTTGTgtacaaaagacaaaagaaaagtatTTCTAGAACATTTCCATACcatgtaaataaatgggaaattGAGACTAggtaaaaaatactaaaataaagattttactcataattttttatgttatttttttctaaaaggagatattctttagaaattaaaagcatAATCTACTTTAGTCCATATCAAATTAATTTCACTAACCTCTTCAAATTTTGGACACTCATAATTCCAGCCACAGATCTTGTCATTACCAGTAAACATGTTCATGGACATCATACAGATGGTCAGTGTTACTGTCCCCACTATGACTTCCCAGGGATGTGAGGCCACAAAGAGGCCATGCATTCGGAAAAGTCTCGACAACATTGTAGCTACAGATTCCTTGGATCCTGGAAAGAATGAATATCAAGTGTGAAAATTTAGTGTATACCTCACTATACATCTaggaaaaagttttaagaaaaagtgTACAGTAAAGCCTGCTTTGTATGCATAATGTCCTATACATGACTATTTTATAATGTTCTttataattctgaaaaataattatagtcAAAGTACCCTGTTATTACCGCCTTACTCAAACACTTAAATCCTTTAATACTCACTGA
It encodes the following:
- the Hmgcr gene encoding 3-hydroxy-3-methylglutaryl-Coenzyme A reductase codes for the protein MLSRLFRMHGLFVASHPWEVIVGTVTLTICMMSMNMFTGNDKICGWNYECPKFEEDVLSSDIIILTITRCIAILYIYFQFQNLRQLGSKYILGIAGLFTIFSSFVFSTVVIHFLDKELTGLNEALPFFLLLIDLSRASALAKFALSSNSQDEVRENIARGMAILGPTFTLDALVECLVIGVGTMSGVRQLEIMCCFGCMSVLANYFVFMTFFPACVSLVLELSRESREGRPIWQLSHFARVLEEEENKPNPVTQRVKMIMSLGLVLVHAHSRWIADPSPQNSTAEHSKVSLGLDENVSKRIEPSVSLWQFYLSKMISMDIEQVITLSLALLLAVKYIFFEQAETESTLSLKNPITSPVVAQKKVPDNCCRREPILVRNNQKFQSMEEETGINEERKVEVIKPLVAETDTSNRATFVVGGPSLPDTSSEPATQESEIELPREPRPNEECLQILGNAEKGAKFLSDAEIIQLVNAKHIPAYKLETLMETHERGVSIRRQLLSEKLSEPSSLQYLPYRDYNYSLVMGACCENVIGYMPIPVGVAGPLCLDGKEFQVPMATTEGCLVASTNRGCRAIGLGGGASSRVLADGMTRGPVVRLPRACDSAEVKAWLETPEGFAVIKEAFDSTSRFARLQKLHISMAGRNLYIRFQARTGDAMGMNMISKGTEKALLKLHEYFPEMQILAVSGNYCTDKKPAAINWIEGRGKTVVCEAVIPAKVVREVLKTTTEAMIDVNINKNLVGSAMAGSIGGYNAHAANIVTAIYIACGQDAAQNVGSSNCITLMEASGPTNEDLYISCTMPSIEIGTVGGGTNLLPQQACLQMLGVQGACKDNPGENARQLARIVCGTVMAGELSLMAALAAGHLVRSHMIHNRSKINLQDLQGTCTKKAA